From Novipirellula artificiosorum, the proteins below share one genomic window:
- a CDS encoding enoyl-ACP reductase FabI, which produces MNAANSSEPVHDFLGLRGKTILVMGVANKKSVAYRIALVLRQAGAAVIYSVRSEARKESLEKLLKDQPVIVCDVADQAQIDSLARHLAAEQVVLDGLVHSIAFADYPEGIRPFHETTRRQFLQAVDISAYSLISVCNALKDRFSEQASVVTIGISTTRMASESYGFMAPIKAALESSLAFLTKSFSRFSEVRFNSVSAGLLKTSASAGIPGYVDSYLFAEKVIPRRRAVTTDEVANTAAFLLSSRSSGIAAQSIVVDAAMAINYFDADVVQAVTAQDID; this is translated from the coding sequence ATGAACGCAGCGAATTCAAGCGAACCGGTCCATGATTTTTTGGGTCTACGCGGGAAGACCATCTTGGTGATGGGCGTGGCCAACAAGAAAAGTGTTGCCTATCGGATCGCACTGGTGCTTCGCCAAGCCGGAGCGGCGGTGATCTACAGTGTGCGGAGTGAAGCGAGAAAGGAAAGCTTAGAAAAACTGCTGAAAGACCAGCCCGTGATCGTGTGTGATGTTGCCGACCAAGCTCAGATTGACTCGCTTGCCCGACACCTTGCAGCGGAGCAGGTTGTGCTTGACGGTTTGGTGCACTCGATCGCGTTCGCAGATTATCCCGAAGGCATTCGACCGTTTCATGAAACGACGCGCCGGCAATTCCTACAAGCGGTTGACATTTCTGCCTACTCCTTGATCAGCGTTTGTAACGCCTTGAAAGACCGTTTTTCGGAGCAGGCTTCGGTGGTCACGATCGGGATCAGCACCACGCGGATGGCAAGTGAGAGTTATGGATTCATGGCGCCCATCAAGGCCGCGCTTGAATCGTCGTTGGCGTTTTTGACAAAATCGTTCAGCCGGTTCAGTGAGGTGCGATTCAATTCCGTGTCCGCTGGATTATTGAAGACGAGTGCGTCGGCGGGAATTCCCGGGTACGTCGATTCGTACCTGTTTGCCGAAAAAGTGATCCCCCGTCGCCGCGCCGTGACGACCGATGAAGTCGCCAACACCGCCGCTTTTCTGCTCAGCTCTCGAAGCAGTGGAATTGCTGCCCAGTCCATTGTGGTGGACGCTGCAATGGCAATAAACTATTTCGATGCTGACGTGGTCCAGGCGGTCACGGCACAAGACATTGACTGA
- a CDS encoding 3-hydroxyacyl-ACP dehydratase FabZ family protein has product MTVEKIEQSIPHRSPMRLLDEIVSQTDSEIICRKTFREEEFFVQGHFPGHPLVPGVIQCECCLQAGAILLAGSALGGEHEHAVPVATRMDNVKFKRMVRPGETVEVHAVLKDRVSNAFFLTGKMTVGGKLATRLDFACSIANPAVADSNVADSGTAE; this is encoded by the coding sequence ATGACTGTCGAGAAAATTGAACAGAGTATCCCGCACCGTAGTCCCATGCGGCTATTGGACGAGATTGTTTCGCAAACCGACTCGGAAATCATTTGCCGAAAAACGTTCCGCGAAGAGGAGTTTTTTGTCCAAGGGCACTTCCCGGGCCATCCCCTTGTGCCTGGTGTGATCCAGTGCGAATGCTGTTTGCAGGCCGGAGCGATTCTGTTGGCCGGTTCCGCATTAGGCGGCGAGCATGAGCATGCGGTGCCGGTGGCGACTCGAATGGACAACGTCAAATTCAAACGAATGGTCAGGCCCGGTGAAACGGTCGAAGTTCATGCCGTTTTAAAGGACCGAGTCAGCAATGCATTTTTCCTAACCGGCAAGATGACCGTTGGCGGCAAGCTGGCCACTCGCCTCGATTTCGCCTGCTCGATCGCAAATCCCGCCGTCGCCGATTCCAACGTCGCTGATTCAGGTACCGCAGAATGA